The Lactuca sativa cultivar Salinas chromosome 2, Lsat_Salinas_v11, whole genome shotgun sequence genome includes a window with the following:
- the LOC111903290 gene encoding agamous-like MADS-box protein AGL80: MARAKVKLARILNESKRQATLKKRKEALIKKLQTICMECRAESCMMICDGPNDPGTNDSMVWPSRQEAAAMISRFLSLPEHQRSKKMITHEKFLESILVRENNKLQALKRKNEQMEMEDILHKLLIESTSVKLESEKLTQTYFYIEDLIQKIESKKSSSQNVGFP, encoded by the coding sequence ATGGCAAGAGCTAAGGTAAAACTTGCTAGAATTCTTAATGAAAGCAAGAGACAAGCTACCCTCAAGAAACGAAAGGAAGCTTTGATCAAGAAGCTGCAAACAATTTGCATGGAGTGCAGGGCGGAATCATGCATGATGATTTGTGATGGTCCAAATGATCCAGGAACAAACGACTCAATGGTATGGCCATCAAGGCAAGAGGCTGCAGCAATGATATCTAGATTCCTGAGTTTACCTGAGCATCAAAGAAGCAAGAAGATGATCACTCATGAGAAGTTTCTTGAGAGTATATTGGTACGAGAGAACAACAAGCTACAAGCATTGAAGAGAAAGAATGAACAAATGGAGATGGAAGATATCTTGCACAAACTCCTAATTGAGTCCACCTCTGTTAAATTAGAGAGTGAGAAATTGACTCAAACATATTTTTATATAGAAGATTTGATCCAAAAGATTGAAAGCAAAAAAAGTTCTTCCCAAAATGTCGGTTTTCCTTGA